A genome region from Festucalex cinctus isolate MCC-2025b chromosome 17, RoL_Fcin_1.0, whole genome shotgun sequence includes the following:
- the foxk2a gene encoding forkhead box protein K2 isoform X2 codes for MAVVSGMSGSAVVARLEGREFEYLMKKRSVTIGRNSSQGSVDVSMGHSSFISRRHLEIFTASEDGTGTGEFYLRCLGKNGVFVDGVFQRRGAPPLQLPRICCFRFPSTSIKITFTALLSDKKEQRNIPESPVKSVQPQISPLTINIPDNIAHLMSPLPSPTGTISAANSCPSSPRGAGLSSYRSGRVLASDLIADNSQSENDKEASGEDSPKDDSKPAYSYAQLIVQAITMAPDKQLTLNGIYTHITKNYPYYRTADKGWQNSIRHNLSLNRYFIKVARSQEEPGKGSFWRIDPASEGKLVEQAFRKRRPRGVPCFRTPVGPLSSRSAPASPNHTGALSAHSSGVQTPDSLSREGSPVSMETEPAPTPTATIQPKLAVIQEARFAQNPTGSALTNQPVLIAVQRQMPQTTVKPVTYAVAAPAIVTTTVSPAPVMQTVHVVHQIPTVTMTTVGAQPKPDSQENGGGEHQDVKVKVEPLPSITSSSIGGVGRIIQSSQAAPLTTVTIMQQAPLGQHQLPIKAITQNGTHLVPISSAATAVANPLHLLATHASASASLPTKRPNGELQEAPVSKRAKTQDGGGGGEVPAANGNSSNGTAAADSAGEAEVTEAVSNQ; via the exons ATGGCGGTGGTAAGCGGCATGTCGGGGTCGGCAGTAGTAGCCCGGCTGGAGGGCCGAGAATTCGAGTATTTGATGAAGAAAAGGTCGGTGACCATTGGCAGGAACTCCTCGCAGGGCTCCGTGGACGTTAGCATGGGACACTCCAGCTTCATTTCCCGGCGGCACCTCGAGATTTTCACGGCGAGCGAAGATGGTACTGGCACGGGGGAATTCTACCTTCGATGCCTTGGTAAAAATGGGGTGTTTGTGGATGGGGTGTTCCAGAGAAGAGGGGCTCCACCTCTGCAGCTTCCACGAAT ATGTTGCTTCCGATTCCCCAGCACAAGTATAAAAATCACATTCACTGCACTGTTAAGTGACAAAAAGGAGCAAAGGAACATCCCCGAATCACCCGTCAAGTCAGTACAACCTCAAATTTCCCCACttacgatcaacattccggacAATATTGCCCACCTTATGAGCCCGCTGCCTTCACCTACAGGCACCATAAG TGCTGCAAACTCCTGCCCATCAAGTCCAAGGGGGGCTGGACTGTCCAGCTATAGGAGCGGCCGGGTCCTGGCCTCAGACCTTATAGCAGATAACTCCCAGTCCGAAAATGACAAGGAGGCTTCAGGTGAAGACAGCCCAAAG GATGACTCCAAACCAGCGTATTCATACGCACAACTGATAGTCCAAGCCATCACCATGGCCCCTGATAAACAATTGACACTGAATGGAATATACACCCACATCACAAAGAATTACCCCTACTACAGAACAGCTGATAAGGGCTGGCAG AACTCCATCCGCCACAACCTGTCCTTGAACCGCTACTTCATCAAAGTAGCACGCTCTCAGGAGGAGCCCGGGAAAGGATCCTTCTGGAGGATTGACCCCGCTTCTGAAGGCAAACTCGTCGAACAAGCCTTCAGGAAACGTAGGCCAAGGGGAGTGCCTTGCTTTAGGACCCCCGTAGGACCCCTTTCCTCCAG GAGCGCTCCCGCTTCTCCCAATCACACTGGGGCGCTGTCGGCTCACTCCAGTGGCGTGCAGACCCCAGATAGTCTCTCCAGGGAAGGGTCCCCGGTCTCCATGGAAACAGAGCCGGCCCCCACACCGACTGCCACCATCCAGCCCAAACTTGCTGTCATCCAAGAGGCTCGCTTTGCACAGAATCCCACTg GTTCTGCGCTCACGAACCAGCCGGTGTTGATCGCCGTGCAGCGGCAGATGCCTCAGACCACCGTGAAGCCCGTGACCTACGCCGTGGCCGCGCCGGCCATCGTGACCACCACGGttagccccgcccccgtcatgcAGACGGTGCACGTCGTCCACCAGATCCCCACCGTCACCATGACGACGGTCGGCGCGCAGCCCAAGCCGGACTCTCAGGAGAATGGCGGGGGAGAGCACCAAGACGTCAAAG TGAAAGTGGAGCCGCTGCCATCCATCACAAGCTCGTCTATAGGCGGAGTCGGCCGCATCATCCAGAGCTCTCAAGCCGCTCCGCTGACTACAGTAACCATCATGCAACAGGCTCCGCTCGGCCAGCACCAGCTGCCCATCAAGGCCATCACGCAAAATGGCACTCACCTGGTCCCCATTAGTTCGGCTGCCACAG CTGTCGCAAACCCGCTCCACCTTCTGGCCACCCACGCTTCAGCCTCGGCGTCGCTGCCCACCAAGAGGCCGAACGGCGAGCTTCAGGAGGCGCCCGTTTCCAAGAGGGCGAAGACGcaggacggcggcggcggcggcgaggtgCCGGCTGCAAACGGCAATAGCAGCAATGGCACCGCCGCCGCTGATAGTGCCGGAGAAGCGGAGGTCACTGAAGCGGTGAGCAACCAGTAG
- the foxk2a gene encoding forkhead box protein K2 isoform X1 yields the protein MAVVSGMSGSAVVARLEGREFEYLMKKRSVTIGRNSSQGSVDVSMGHSSFISRRHLEIFTASEDGTGTGEFYLRCLGKNGVFVDGVFQRRGAPPLQLPRICCFRFPSTSIKITFTALLSDKKEQRNIPESPVKSVQPQISPLTINIPDNIAHLMSPLPSPTGTISAANSCPSSPRGAGLSSYRSGRVLASDLIADNSQSENDKEASGEDSPKDDSKPAYSYAQLIVQAITMAPDKQLTLNGIYTHITKNYPYYRTADKGWQNSIRHNLSLNRYFIKVARSQEEPGKGSFWRIDPASEGKLVEQAFRKRRPRGVPCFRTPVGPLSSRSAPASPNHTGALSAHSSGVQTPDSLSREGSPVSMETEPAPTPTATIQPKLAVIQEARFAQNPTGSALTNQPVLIAVQRQMPQTTVKPVTYAVAAPAIVTTTVSPAPVMQTVHVVHQIPTVTMTTVGAQPKPDSQENGGGEHQDVKVKVEPLPSITSSSIGGVGRIIQSSQAAPLTTVTIMQQAPLGQHQLPIKAITQNGTHLVPISSAATAAVANPLHLLATHASASASLPTKRPNGELQEAPVSKRAKTQDGGGGGEVPAANGNSSNGTAAADSAGEAEVTEAVSNQ from the exons ATGGCGGTGGTAAGCGGCATGTCGGGGTCGGCAGTAGTAGCCCGGCTGGAGGGCCGAGAATTCGAGTATTTGATGAAGAAAAGGTCGGTGACCATTGGCAGGAACTCCTCGCAGGGCTCCGTGGACGTTAGCATGGGACACTCCAGCTTCATTTCCCGGCGGCACCTCGAGATTTTCACGGCGAGCGAAGATGGTACTGGCACGGGGGAATTCTACCTTCGATGCCTTGGTAAAAATGGGGTGTTTGTGGATGGGGTGTTCCAGAGAAGAGGGGCTCCACCTCTGCAGCTTCCACGAAT ATGTTGCTTCCGATTCCCCAGCACAAGTATAAAAATCACATTCACTGCACTGTTAAGTGACAAAAAGGAGCAAAGGAACATCCCCGAATCACCCGTCAAGTCAGTACAACCTCAAATTTCCCCACttacgatcaacattccggacAATATTGCCCACCTTATGAGCCCGCTGCCTTCACCTACAGGCACCATAAG TGCTGCAAACTCCTGCCCATCAAGTCCAAGGGGGGCTGGACTGTCCAGCTATAGGAGCGGCCGGGTCCTGGCCTCAGACCTTATAGCAGATAACTCCCAGTCCGAAAATGACAAGGAGGCTTCAGGTGAAGACAGCCCAAAG GATGACTCCAAACCAGCGTATTCATACGCACAACTGATAGTCCAAGCCATCACCATGGCCCCTGATAAACAATTGACACTGAATGGAATATACACCCACATCACAAAGAATTACCCCTACTACAGAACAGCTGATAAGGGCTGGCAG AACTCCATCCGCCACAACCTGTCCTTGAACCGCTACTTCATCAAAGTAGCACGCTCTCAGGAGGAGCCCGGGAAAGGATCCTTCTGGAGGATTGACCCCGCTTCTGAAGGCAAACTCGTCGAACAAGCCTTCAGGAAACGTAGGCCAAGGGGAGTGCCTTGCTTTAGGACCCCCGTAGGACCCCTTTCCTCCAG GAGCGCTCCCGCTTCTCCCAATCACACTGGGGCGCTGTCGGCTCACTCCAGTGGCGTGCAGACCCCAGATAGTCTCTCCAGGGAAGGGTCCCCGGTCTCCATGGAAACAGAGCCGGCCCCCACACCGACTGCCACCATCCAGCCCAAACTTGCTGTCATCCAAGAGGCTCGCTTTGCACAGAATCCCACTg GTTCTGCGCTCACGAACCAGCCGGTGTTGATCGCCGTGCAGCGGCAGATGCCTCAGACCACCGTGAAGCCCGTGACCTACGCCGTGGCCGCGCCGGCCATCGTGACCACCACGGttagccccgcccccgtcatgcAGACGGTGCACGTCGTCCACCAGATCCCCACCGTCACCATGACGACGGTCGGCGCGCAGCCCAAGCCGGACTCTCAGGAGAATGGCGGGGGAGAGCACCAAGACGTCAAAG TGAAAGTGGAGCCGCTGCCATCCATCACAAGCTCGTCTATAGGCGGAGTCGGCCGCATCATCCAGAGCTCTCAAGCCGCTCCGCTGACTACAGTAACCATCATGCAACAGGCTCCGCTCGGCCAGCACCAGCTGCCCATCAAGGCCATCACGCAAAATGGCACTCACCTGGTCCCCATTAGTTCGGCTGCCACAG CAGCTGTCGCAAACCCGCTCCACCTTCTGGCCACCCACGCTTCAGCCTCGGCGTCGCTGCCCACCAAGAGGCCGAACGGCGAGCTTCAGGAGGCGCCCGTTTCCAAGAGGGCGAAGACGcaggacggcggcggcggcggcgaggtgCCGGCTGCAAACGGCAATAGCAGCAATGGCACCGCCGCCGCTGATAGTGCCGGAGAAGCGGAGGTCACTGAAGCGGTGAGCAACCAGTAG
- the LOC144005131 gene encoding transmembrane protein 238-like yields the protein MAVMAASCVGKCAPVFVLAIIFDLAGLVVLVVGIFGHLNVDGRFYGDFLIYTGSLVIFLSLVWWVLWYAGNVRLYTEHTSGSLDVSFTNWARKLSERLSRSAVKKSLEKKNLGKEMNGAARVTWEVTAGHDNKAFDGATRCDLDAQNVELGALNNSDVENKSEKSLCLDQVGFP from the exons ATGGCCGTAATGGCCGCCAGCTGCGTGGGCAAGTGCGCGCCCGTGTTCGTCCTCGCCATCATTTTTGACCTCGCCGGCCTGGTTGTGCTTGTGGTGGGCATTTTTGGCCATCTCAACGTGGACGGCCGCTTCTACGGAGATTTCCTCATCTACACGGGCTCGCTGGTGATTTTCCTCAGTTTGGTGTGGTGGGTTTTGTGGTACGCCGGCAACGTGCGACTGTACACCGAGCACACGAGCGGATCGCTGGACGTCTCCTTCACGAATTGGGCCAGGAAGCTGTCTGAGAGGCTCTCCAGAAGCGCCGTGAAGAAGTCTCTGGAGAAGAAGAACTTGGGCAAAGAGATGAACGGAGCCGCTCGGGTCACTTGGGAAGTGACGGCAGGTCATGACAACAAGGCCTTCGATGGGGCGACTCGATGCGACTTGGATGCTCAAAACGTGGAGTTGGGGGCGTTGAACAACTCTGACGTGGAGAACAAATCCGAGAAGTCGCTCTGCCTGGATCAG gTTGGATTCCCATGA